A genomic stretch from Tribolium castaneum strain GA2 chromosome 6, icTriCast1.1, whole genome shotgun sequence includes:
- the LOC103314088 gene encoding uncharacterized protein LOC103314088 → MDSPTPQKINVRNIISIFENQSVHNVNNESNFLIRKTKSVGNLSHTARVKATPVRSEPEKNLELVQIEQQIEHLRNKLGHNYHTYVRETHVYYQNQIVFLLGDLCNIETGNSKKLGDLKSELGESLKQINKKLNALLPSTSNTTSASHTNGVIKSKSVEERPEKMRVQRSKSEHFEAEDSAVSVKSLKEMFEKNTKNEGNNNKVVVKRANTYSGESDFKYVPYSEKLKKENSLDIEEENFKELENGAKSEEISSDSLSGTEVSDEDSDDEN, encoded by the exons ATGGACTCCCCTACTCCGCAAAAAATCAACGTGAGAAacataatttcgatttttgaaaaccaATCAGTGCATAACGTAAACAACGAATCGAATTTTTTGATCCGTAAAACCAAATCAGTGGGGAACTTGAGTCACACAGCGCGAGTAAAAGCGACTCCGGTTCGGTCCGAACCGGAGAAAAATCTGGAGTTGGTCCAAATCGAGCAACAGATCGAGCATTTGCGGAATAAATTGGGCCACAACTACCACACTTACGTGCGAGAGACGCACGTTTATTACCAGAACCAGATTGTTTTCCTTTTGGGCGATTTATGCAACATTGAGACTGGAAATAGTAAAAAACTGGGCGACTTGAAATCCGAATTGGGCGAGTCCTTGAAACagatcaacaaaaaactgaaCGCCCTTCTCCCTAGCACTAGTAACACGACTAGTGCTAGCCACACAAATGGGGTCATTAAGTCGAAGTCGGTCGAGGAAAGGCCCGAAAAAATGCGGGTCCAAAGGTCCAAAAGCGAGCACTTTGAGGCCGAGGATTCGGCCGTTTCCGTCAAATCGCTCAAAGAAATGtttgagaaaaatacaaaaaatgagggtaataataataaagtggTTGTAAAACGGGCTAACACCTATAGTGGGGAAAGCGATTTTAAATACGTTCCGTACAGCGAGAAATTGAAGAAGGAAAATTCGCTTGATATTGAGGAGGAAAATTTTAAGGAGCTGGAAAATGGGGCGAAATCGGAGGAAATTTCAAGCGATTCTTTGTCAGGGACTGAGG TGAGCGATGAGGACAGCGACGATGAAAATTAA